TGGTCCCAGGACCGGGGCGGAACGGGCGACGCCGGACTCGACCTCACCCTCGCCGTCACCGCCGCCCCGCACGACGCCTACCTCGCCGCCCTGACCCGCGCCGCCGCACGCAGCGCCGCCCTCCTCGTCGACGCGGGCGTCGCCACCGCCGGACTGCCCCGCCTACGTGAGCTCCTCGCCGACCGCTGCACCCGCACCGGCCTGCCGACCCGCCCCGAGCAGATCCTCGTCACCTCGGGCGCGCAGGCCGCCCTCACCCTGCTCCTGGACTGCCTGCACACCGACCGCCGCCGCCCGGTCGCTGTGGAGAGCCCGACCTACCCAGGCGCCCTCGCCGTCCTGCGCCGCCGCCGCACCCGACTGCTGCCCGTGCCCGTGTCCGCGCGCCACGGCTGGGACACCGAGCGTCTCGCGCACGCCGCGCACACCCGGGGCGCCCGACTGGCCTATCTGATCCCGGACTTCCAGAACCCCACCGGCGCCCACATGACCGCCGCGACGCGCACGGAGATCGCCCGCCTCCCGCTCACGGTGATCGCCGACGAGACGATGCGCGACCTGGACCTGCGCACCCCGCCCGGCGCCGAACCCCACCTCGCCGGACCCGGCGTGATCCAGATCGGCTCGGCGAGCAAGACCGTGTGGAGCGGCCTGCGGGTCGGCTGGATCCGGGCCGGCGCCGACCTCGTACGACAGCTGCGCGGCAACCCCCTCCAGGCCCAGTTGTCCCCACCGCCTCTGGAACAGCTCATCGCCTGCGAACTGCTGGGCGACGGACCCGGCTTCGACGAGGTGCTCGCCGACCGGCGTGCCCGGCTGCGCGCCCAGCGCGACCATCTGGCCGCGATGCTGGACGGGACCGGCTGGACGTACACGCTCCCCGACGGCGGGCTGACCCTGTGGCTGCACCTGGGGACGGCCACACGGGCCGCCGACCTCGTGGCCCGGGCCGCGAGGCGCGGCCTGGCCGTGACCCCGGGCCCCCACTTCGCCCCCGACCGCACGACCCTCGCCCACCACCTCCGCCTGCCCTTCACCGCCACCCCCGACGTGCTGACCCGCGCCGTGGACCTACTGCGCGAGTGCGTCGTGGAACCGCCCGAGCAGTGACCGGGCCGCCGGGCCGACCGGCCCGTCCGTCCGCCAGACCAGGGCCACCCGGCCACGTGCCCGGGGATCGTCGATGCGTAGCGCCCGCAGTCCGAAGGCCGTTGGCAGCCCCGGGACCACCGCGACCCCGAGGCCCCGCGCGGCCAGCCGGAGCAGCGTGTCCGGGGCCGCCGCCTCGAAGGCGATCCGGGGCCGGAACCCCGCCTCGGCGCACAGCCGGTCCAGCACCCCACGCACCCCGGTCCCGCACGGCAGGCTGATCAGCGGGTACGCGGCCAGTGCGGCGAGCGGGACCGCCCTACCCCCGGCGGAGGCGAGCGGATGGTCCTGCGCCACCGCCGCGTAGAGGGGCTCGTCCGCCACGATCCGCACGCCCGTGCCGGGCGGGGGCTCCTCGGCGGCGAGGCCGGCCAGGACGAGGTCGAGTTCCCCGCGGTGCAGCGCGGCCAGCATCCGGTCCGAGGTGTCCTCGGTGAGGGTGATCTCCACCTGGGGGTGCGCCGTGTGGAAGTCGGCCAGCAGACCCGGAACGTCGACGGGGTGCGCGGCGGCGAACGGCACCATGCCGATCCGCACGCGTCCCCGCAGCAGCCCCGTGTACTCCTCCGCCGTCCGCCGCACCCCCTCGACCGCCGCCAACGCGGCCCGCGCGTACGGCAGAAGGGCCGCGCCGACCTCCGTCGGCCGCACCCTCCGCCCGGAACGGTCCAGCAGGGGTTGCCCCAACTCCCGCTCGAGACGGCGGATCTGCGCGCTCACCCCGGGCTGCGCCAGATGGAGCCGGGCCGCGGCCCGGGTGAAGCCCTCCTCCTCGACGACCGTGACGAAGCACAGCAGCT
This window of the Streptomyces sp. NBC_01275 genome carries:
- a CDS encoding PLP-dependent aminotransferase family protein — translated: MMSGFVSALGPWHERPGTLSRSLADAVREAVVDGRLPPGARLPSERELARTLRLSRGTVVTALTLLRDDGWLHTRHGSGSAVRLPARLTERTTPWSQDRGGTGDAGLDLTLAVTAAPHDAYLAALTRAAARSAALLVDAGVATAGLPRLRELLADRCTRTGLPTRPEQILVTSGAQAALTLLLDCLHTDRRRPVAVESPTYPGALAVLRRRRTRLLPVPVSARHGWDTERLAHAAHTRGARLAYLIPDFQNPTGAHMTAATRTEIARLPLTVIADETMRDLDLRTPPGAEPHLAGPGVIQIGSASKTVWSGLRVGWIRAGADLVRQLRGNPLQAQLSPPPLEQLIACELLGDGPGFDEVLADRRARLRAQRDHLAAMLDGTGWTYTLPDGGLTLWLHLGTATRAADLVARAARRGLAVTPGPHFAPDRTTLAHHLRLPFTATPDVLTRAVDLLRECVVEPPEQ
- a CDS encoding LysR family transcriptional regulator, whose product is MELRQLLCFVTVVEEEGFTRAAARLHLAQPGVSAQIRRLERELGQPLLDRSGRRVRPTEVGAALLPYARAALAAVEGVRRTAEEYTGLLRGRVRIGMVPFAAAHPVDVPGLLADFHTAHPQVEITLTEDTSDRMLAALHRGELDLVLAGLAAEEPPPGTGVRIVADEPLYAAVAQDHPLASAGGRAVPLAALAAYPLISLPCGTGVRGVLDRLCAEAGFRPRIAFEAAAPDTLLRLAARGLGVAVVPGLPTAFGLRALRIDDPRARGRVALVWRTDGPVGPAARSLLGRFHDALAQ